In a single window of the Streptomyces sp. NBC_00353 genome:
- the dapF gene encoding diaminopimelate epimerase yields the protein MSTSQIAFLKGHGTENDFVIVPDPDNAVDLPASVVARLCDRRAGIGGDGLLHVVRSAAHPEARAMAGEAEWFMDYRNADGSIAEMCGNGVRVFAHYLQRAGLVEEGDLAVATRGGVKKVHIAKGGDITVSMGRALLPGAGVTVTVDGRSWDARNVNMGNPHAVAFVDDLAHAGELRSVPPFTPAAVYPDGVNIEFVVDRGPRHVAMRVHERGSGETRSCGTGACAVAVAAARRDGVDPTQTGTPVTYTVDLPGGTLVITEQPDGEIEMTGAAVIVAEGMIDPAWLETVTG from the coding sequence GTGAGCACCTCGCAGATCGCCTTCCTCAAGGGCCACGGCACCGAGAACGACTTCGTGATCGTTCCCGACCCGGACAACGCCGTCGACCTGCCCGCATCCGTCGTCGCCCGGCTCTGCGACCGCCGGGCCGGTATCGGAGGTGACGGGCTGCTGCACGTCGTGCGGTCTGCCGCGCACCCCGAGGCGCGAGCCATGGCGGGCGAGGCCGAGTGGTTCATGGACTACCGCAATGCCGACGGCTCCATCGCCGAGATGTGCGGCAACGGTGTACGGGTCTTCGCCCACTATCTGCAACGCGCCGGGCTTGTCGAGGAGGGCGACCTCGCGGTGGCGACCCGGGGCGGCGTGAAGAAGGTGCACATCGCCAAGGGCGGCGACATCACGGTCTCCATGGGGCGCGCCCTGCTCCCCGGCGCGGGCGTCACCGTCACGGTGGACGGCCGCAGCTGGGACGCCCGGAACGTCAATATGGGCAACCCCCACGCGGTCGCCTTCGTCGACGACCTGGCGCACGCCGGTGAGCTGCGCTCCGTGCCGCCGTTCACCCCCGCAGCCGTCTACCCCGACGGCGTCAACATCGAGTTCGTCGTGGACCGCGGACCGCGCCACGTCGCGATGAGGGTTCACGAGCGCGGTTCCGGCGAGACCCGCTCCTGCGGCACCGGCGCCTGCGCGGTGGCCGTGGCCGCTGCCCGCAGGGACGGCGTCGACCCCACACAGACGGGCACTCCGGTCACCTACACGGTCGATCTGCCCGGCGGCACCCTGGTGATCACCGAGCAGCCGGACGGCGAGATCGAGATGACCGGGGCGGCTGTCATCGTCGCCGAAGGCATGATCGATCCGGCGTGGCTCGAAACGGTGACCGGCTAA
- a CDS encoding RelA/SpoT family protein, translated as MSAEATDPGAPVRRRGRPRIDLRRLGRVALLGPVSRDRLPDAIGHVADAHRAHHPDADLTVLHKAYVLAESSHRGQMRKSGEPYITHPLAVTLILAELGAETTTLTASLLHDTVEDTEVTLDQVREQFGEEVCYLVDGVTKLEKVDYGAAAEPETFRKMLVATGDDVRVMSIKLADRLHNMRTLGVMRPEKQARIAKVTRDVLIPLAERLGVQALKTELEDLVFAILHPEEYEHTRALIAAASPGSAASGEAGATATDDPLSTIAENVRAVLRDAGIPAEVLIRPRHYVSVHRVRIKRGELRGTDFGRLLVLVGEDADCYGVLGELHTCFTPVISEFKDFIAAPKFNLYQSLHTAVVGPGGAVAEVLIRTHRMHKVAEAGVIALGNPYTADSASAPQTAEPADGERADPTRPGWLSRLLAWQQSAPDPDTFWTTLRADLAEDREITVFRTDGGTLGLPAGASCVDAAYAQYGDEAHSCIGARVNGRLARLSTVLSDGDTVQLLLAEDATSGPSPDWLDHARTPAARIAITGWLGAHPQDPQGSYGSRPAGRRPEPQPMAPASSGSDRSADRAATVVVGRPDATVRLAGCCTPVPPDAVTGFTVRGGAVTVHRQECPAVARMQAAGRTPVAVGWGDAAACRVTLVAESFGRPRLLADLTEAIATADAAIIAATVEPPSEQRVRHTYTLQLPDAAGLPALMRAMRDVPGVYDVSRAQHPAAAV; from the coding sequence ATGAGCGCAGAGGCCACCGACCCAGGTGCTCCCGTCCGCAGACGAGGCCGTCCCCGGATCGATCTTCGCAGGCTCGGCCGGGTCGCCCTGCTCGGACCCGTCTCCCGCGACCGGCTGCCCGATGCGATCGGCCATGTCGCCGATGCCCACCGGGCCCATCATCCGGACGCCGACCTGACTGTTCTGCACAAGGCCTACGTCCTGGCAGAGTCCTCCCACCGGGGGCAGATGCGCAAGAGCGGTGAGCCATACATCACGCACCCGCTCGCGGTCACGCTGATCCTCGCCGAACTCGGTGCCGAGACGACGACGCTCACCGCGTCCCTCCTCCATGACACCGTCGAGGACACCGAGGTAACCCTCGATCAGGTGCGGGAGCAGTTCGGCGAAGAGGTCTGCTACCTCGTCGACGGCGTCACCAAACTCGAAAAGGTCGACTACGGTGCGGCGGCCGAGCCCGAGACGTTCCGCAAGATGCTCGTCGCCACCGGGGACGACGTCCGTGTGATGTCGATCAAGCTCGCCGACCGGCTGCACAATATGCGCACCCTCGGGGTGATGCGCCCCGAGAAACAGGCGAGGATCGCCAAGGTCACCCGAGATGTGCTGATCCCGCTCGCCGAACGGCTCGGGGTACAGGCACTCAAGACCGAGCTCGAGGACCTTGTCTTCGCGATCCTCCACCCCGAGGAGTACGAACACACCCGGGCACTGATCGCCGCAGCGTCACCAGGATCGGCCGCCTCGGGTGAAGCGGGCGCCACCGCCACCGACGACCCTCTCTCCACCATCGCCGAGAACGTCAGAGCCGTACTGCGGGACGCCGGCATTCCCGCCGAAGTTCTCATCAGGCCACGCCATTACGTCTCCGTGCACCGCGTCCGGATCAAACGCGGCGAACTGCGCGGCACCGACTTCGGCCGCCTGCTGGTGCTGGTCGGCGAGGACGCCGACTGCTACGGCGTCCTCGGCGAGCTCCACACCTGTTTCACCCCGGTGATCTCGGAGTTCAAGGACTTCATCGCGGCCCCCAAGTTCAACCTGTACCAGTCGCTGCACACCGCTGTCGTCGGCCCGGGCGGCGCGGTCGCCGAAGTACTCATCCGTACGCATCGGATGCACAAGGTCGCCGAAGCGGGCGTGATCGCGCTCGGCAACCCCTACACCGCGGACAGCGCCTCCGCGCCGCAGACGGCCGAACCCGCGGACGGCGAGCGCGCCGACCCGACCCGGCCCGGCTGGCTCTCCCGGCTCCTCGCATGGCAGCAGTCCGCCCCCGACCCGGACACCTTCTGGACCACACTCCGCGCCGACCTCGCCGAGGACCGCGAGATCACGGTCTTCCGCACCGACGGCGGCACACTCGGCCTCCCCGCCGGGGCCAGCTGCGTCGACGCCGCCTACGCGCAGTACGGCGACGAGGCGCACAGCTGCATCGGAGCCCGGGTCAACGGCCGGCTCGCCAGGCTCTCCACCGTGCTCAGCGACGGCGACACCGTGCAGCTGCTGCTGGCCGAGGACGCGACGTCCGGTCCCTCACCCGACTGGCTCGACCACGCCCGTACGCCTGCCGCACGGATCGCGATCACCGGTTGGCTCGGCGCCCACCCGCAGGACCCCCAGGGTTCCTACGGCAGCCGGCCCGCAGGCCGCAGGCCCGAACCGCAGCCGATGGCTCCGGCATCTTCCGGAAGCGACCGGTCCGCCGACCGTGCGGCGACCGTCGTCGTGGGCCGGCCGGACGCCACCGTACGTCTCGCGGGCTGCTGCACACCCGTACCGCCCGACGCCGTCACCGGATTCACCGTGCGCGGCGGAGCCGTCACCGTGCACCGGCAGGAGTGTCCCGCGGTGGCCCGGATGCAGGCCGCCGGCCGGACGCCCGTCGCGGTCGGCTGGGGCGATGCGGCGGCCTGCCGGGTCACTCTCGTCGCCGAGTCCTTCGGACGCCCGCGGCTGCTCGCCGATCTCACCGAGGCCATCGCGACAGCGGACGCCGCGATCATCGCCGCCACCGTCGAACCACCCAGCGAACAGCGCGTCCGGCACACCTACACCCTCCAGCTCCCGGACGCCGCCGGACTGCCCGCGCTGATGCGCGCGATGCGCGACGTGCCGGGGGTGTACGACGTGAGCCGTGCCCAGCACCCGGCCGCCGCCGTCTGA
- the miaA gene encoding tRNA (adenosine(37)-N6)-dimethylallyltransferase MiaA: MRSPSPAPRVIAVVGPTAAGKSDLGVYLAQQLGGEVVNADSMQLYRGMDIGTAKLTLAERGSVPHRLLDIWDVTETASVAEYQRLARLEIDRLLAEGRTPVLVGGSGLYVKGAIDALEFPGTDPGVRAGLEQELAEHGSGALHDRLAAADPEAGRAILPSNGRRIVRALEVIEITGKPFTANLPGGEAVYDAVQIGVDVARPELDERITLRVDRMWEAGLVDEVRALDAQGLREGRTASRALGYQQVLAALAQECTEDEARAETVRATKRFARRQDSWFRRDPRVRWLNGAADHRRELPHEALALVERAVTA; encoded by the coding sequence GTGAGAAGTCCATCTCCCGCACCGCGGGTCATTGCCGTCGTCGGTCCCACCGCAGCCGGAAAGTCCGATCTGGGGGTATATCTCGCCCAGCAGCTCGGTGGCGAAGTGGTCAACGCCGACTCCATGCAGCTCTACCGGGGGATGGACATCGGCACGGCCAAGCTGACGCTCGCCGAGCGCGGATCCGTACCCCACCGGCTGCTGGACATCTGGGACGTCACCGAGACCGCCAGCGTCGCCGAGTACCAGCGACTGGCCCGCCTCGAGATCGACCGGCTGCTCGCCGAGGGCCGCACCCCCGTCCTGGTCGGCGGCTCCGGGTTGTACGTGAAGGGCGCCATCGACGCCCTGGAGTTCCCCGGTACGGACCCCGGCGTACGCGCCGGGCTGGAGCAGGAACTGGCGGAGCACGGCTCCGGTGCGCTGCACGACCGGCTCGCCGCCGCGGACCCCGAGGCGGGCCGGGCCATCCTGCCGAGCAACGGGCGGCGCATCGTCCGCGCCCTCGAAGTCATCGAGATCACCGGCAAGCCCTTCACCGCCAATCTTCCGGGTGGCGAAGCGGTCTACGACGCCGTTCAGATCGGGGTCGACGTGGCCCGGCCGGAACTCGACGAACGCATCACCCTCCGGGTCGACCGGATGTGGGAGGCCGGGCTCGTGGACGAGGTGCGCGCCCTGGACGCGCAGGGGCTGCGCGAAGGGCGAACCGCCTCCCGCGCGCTCGGCTATCAGCAGGTGCTTGCCGCGCTGGCGCAGGAGTGCACCGAGGACGAGGCGCGCGCCGAGACGGTACGCGCCACCAAACGCTTCGCGCGCCGTCAGGACTCCTGGTTCCGCCGCGACCCGCGTGTCCGGTGGCTGAATGGTGCCGCCGACCACCGCCGGGAACTCCCGCACGAGGCGCTGGCGTTGGTCGAACGAGCGGTTACAGCCTGA
- a CDS encoding M1 family metallopeptidase: MPFIPRRLRAALLATASATLVAATLPAPVPLGIGDSLFPHLGNPGYDVLSYDIGFTYHGNNKPLDAVTTIDARTTEPLDRINLDFARGSVRSVDINGLRADFAAADEDLVVESPGRLPAGVPLHITVRHTSDPSGDQNSGGWLRTSDGLAMANQADAAHRVFPSNDHPADKAYFTFRVTAPEELTVVANGLPAGKVRQGSSTTWTYRTAHPMATELAQVSIGRSTVLERTGPHGLPVRDVVPAADAKDLERWLKKTPGQLEWMERQVGRYPFETYGLLVADTKTGFELETQTLTLFERSVFTTGSYPEWYVDSIMVHELAHQWFGNSVSPQAWSDLWLNEGHASWYEARYAAEHAKRSLERRMRDAYTRSDSWRAAGGPPARPGAPSPGEKISIFRPAVYDGSALVLYALRQEIGEPAFDQLERSWVRTHRDSTATTKDFVRLASQIAGRDLTAFFDGWLYRAKTPPMPGHPDWHSTQPTGQG; encoded by the coding sequence ATGCCGTTCATCCCCCGCCGCCTGCGGGCCGCCCTGCTTGCCACTGCCTCGGCCACCCTCGTTGCCGCCACCCTGCCCGCACCCGTGCCGCTCGGCATCGGAGACTCGCTCTTCCCTCACCTCGGCAACCCGGGCTACGACGTCCTCTCGTACGACATCGGGTTCACCTATCACGGCAACAACAAGCCACTGGACGCCGTCACCACGATCGACGCGCGGACCACCGAACCGCTCGACCGGATCAACCTCGACTTCGCCCGCGGCTCTGTCCGTTCGGTCGACATCAACGGCCTGCGGGCCGACTTCGCGGCTGCGGACGAGGACCTGGTCGTCGAGTCCCCCGGCAGGCTTCCGGCCGGAGTGCCGCTGCACATCACCGTCCGGCACACCAGCGACCCGAGCGGCGACCAGAACAGCGGCGGCTGGCTGCGCACCTCCGACGGCCTCGCGATGGCCAACCAGGCCGACGCCGCGCACCGGGTCTTCCCCAGCAACGACCATCCGGCCGACAAGGCGTACTTCACCTTCCGGGTCACCGCACCCGAGGAACTGACGGTGGTCGCCAACGGCCTGCCCGCAGGCAAGGTCCGGCAGGGCTCCTCGACCACCTGGACGTACCGGACCGCACACCCCATGGCCACCGAGCTGGCCCAGGTCTCCATCGGGCGCTCCACCGTCCTTGAGCGGACCGGCCCCCACGGGCTGCCGGTTCGCGACGTGGTGCCGGCCGCCGATGCCAAGGACCTCGAACGGTGGCTGAAGAAGACGCCGGGGCAGCTGGAGTGGATGGAGCGGCAGGTCGGCCGCTACCCCTTCGAGACGTACGGACTGCTGGTCGCCGACACGAAGACCGGCTTCGAGCTGGAGACCCAGACGCTCACGCTCTTCGAACGGTCCGTGTTCACCACCGGCAGCTACCCCGAGTGGTACGTCGACTCGATCATGGTGCATGAGCTGGCGCACCAGTGGTTCGGCAACAGCGTCTCTCCGCAGGCCTGGTCCGATCTCTGGCTCAATGAAGGACACGCCAGCTGGTACGAGGCCCGCTACGCCGCGGAACACGCCAAGCGGTCGCTGGAACGCCGGATGCGCGACGCGTACACCAGGTCCGACAGCTGGCGCGCCGCCGGAGGCCCGCCCGCCCGCCCCGGCGCCCCGTCGCCCGGCGAGAAGATCAGCATCTTCCGGCCGGCCGTGTACGACGGCAGCGCACTGGTCCTCTACGCGCTGCGCCAGGAGATCGGCGAGCCCGCCTTCGACCAGCTGGAACGCAGTTGGGTCAGGACCCATCGCGATTCCACCGCGACCACGAAGGACTTCGTCCGGCTGGCGTCGCAGATCGCCGGGCGTGACCTGACCGCGTTCTTCGACGGCTGGCTGTACCGGGCGAAGACCCCGCCGATGCCGGGGCACCCGGACTGGCACAGCACACAGCCCACCGGACAGGGGTAA
- a CDS encoding antitoxin, which yields MDSLKAKLSPARDKVGDFAQQHGDKIDQGLDKAARTVDQKTKGKYTDKIESGTRKAKGAVERLSHKSEGGMPPAP from the coding sequence ATGGACAGTCTGAAGGCCAAGCTCAGCCCGGCAAGAGACAAGGTCGGCGATTTCGCGCAGCAGCATGGGGACAAGATCGACCAAGGACTCGACAAGGCTGCTCGGACGGTCGATCAAAAGACCAAGGGCAAGTACACCGACAAGATCGAGTCCGGCACACGAAAGGCCAAAGGTGCGGTCGAACGGCTGTCCCACAAGAGCGAGGGC